In Syngnathus typhle isolate RoL2023-S1 ecotype Sweden linkage group LG14, RoL_Styp_1.0, whole genome shotgun sequence, one genomic interval encodes:
- the gclm gene encoding glutamate--cysteine ligase regulatory subunit — translation MDPHNTNAEAKGSLLSHAKTLRLHTGNLVNRARLTKKCPCSPSEELQECIQATLSSWFSTIEGPTEDLPDTLDCNIPQATDAIIPEEREELKVSAKLFLFESDQSSIRDAVEMACQTLAVSQLDSVIIAPRRLLSGDVQTLAPLQPAWEELEALVRSQRIAAIGTSDLDKDLLEQLYIWAQVKPSSNQVNLASCCVMPPELTAFAKEFDIQLLTHNDPAELISAANFREAMQEGTQHASAADWRLEWLLRYSVIVKSRGIIKAMGYLFSARKAEL, via the exons ATGGATCCTCACAACACTAACGCGGAGGCGAAGGGGAGTCTACTGAGCCACGCGAAGACGCTCAGGCTCCACACGGGAAATTTAGTCAACAGAGCCCGCTTGACGAAGAAATGTCCATGTTCCCCCAGCGAGGAG CTTCAAGAATGCATTCAGGCTACACTGAGCAGCTGGTTCTCCACAATAGAAGGACCTACTGAG gaTTTACCCGACACATTGGACTGTAACATCCCCCAGGCCACAGATGCGATCATACCTGAGGAGAGGGAGGAGCTTAAGGTGTCAG CCAAGCTGTTCCTCTTCGAGTCGGATCAGTCGTCCATCAGAGATGCAGTGGAGATGG CCTGTCAGACGTTGGCTGTGTCCCAGCTGGACTCTGTTATCATCGCGCCGCGAAGGCTCCTTAGCGGCGACGTCCAAACGCTGGCTCCCCTTCAGCCGGCGTGGGAGGAGCTGGAGGCGCTCGTACGTAGCCAGAGGATCGCCGCTATCGGAACTTCCGACCTGGACAAGGACCTCCTGGAGCAGCTTTACATCTGGGCTCAG GTCAAGCCCAGCAGCAACCAAGTGAACCTGGCCTCCTGCTGCGTGATGCCCCCCGAGCTAACGGCCTTCGCCAAAGAGTTTGACATCCAGCTTCTCACACACAACGATCCTGCGG AGTTGATATCAGCGGCCAACTTCCGGGAGGCGATGCAGGAGGGAACGCAGCACGCGAGCGCGGCCGACTGGAGGCTAGAGTGGCTCCTTCGCTACTCCGTCATCGTCAAGAGTCGCGGCATCATCAAGGCCATGGGCTACCTGTTCAGCGCCAGGAAGGCGGAACTCTAG
- the dmrta2 gene encoding doublesex- and mab-3-related transcription factor A2: MDLRAEMQPAVSSSASVSAAQVAAVASIPVSMASSLLRGPPLLLRAADKYPRTPKCARCRNHGVVSALKGHKRYCRWKDCMCAKCTLIAERQRVMAAQVALRRQQAQEENEARELQLLYGTAEGLALAAANGIIPPRPGYEVFATVGSDNSNSADSSVQKFDLFPKGQASGPSTPQQAGGTQTPAESDAPGLSSPDARHGGGGAYGSENGDSESFIHSPVTKPSKDGGETPCRSVSSLCSDSGSETDKDEREPSPSPSPSSAGSRQMHALDILTRVFPSHKRSVLELVLQGCGKDVVQAIEQILNNPTQGSQHKSGSEETWSAERLLQSSQPPPSTSSSSSSSAPAPIRPMLPGAMTLSNRSAFSPLQPNAPHFGAETSAYPLGTHLGLNPLRLAYSAHSRGLAFMTPYSTTGLMPTLGFRPPMDYAFSDLIRDRTMLHKEQGYAGGLYGPLVNNTPDKQ, from the exons ATGGATCTCAGAGCGGAGATGCAGCCCGCCGTCTCCTCATCGGCCTCGGTCTCCGCCGCTCAAGTGGCCGCGGTGGCTTCCATCCCGGTGTCCATGGCGAGCAGCCTCCTGCGCGGGCCGCCGCTCCTGTTGCGCGCCGCCGACAAGTACCCGCGCACGCCCAAGTGCGCGCGGTGCCGCAACCACGGCGTGGTGTCGGCCCTGAAAGGTCACAAGCGCTACTGCCGCTGGAAGGACTGCATGTGCGCCAAGTGCACGTTGATCGCCGAGAGACAGCGAGTCATGGCGGCCCAGGTGGCGCTGCGCAGGCAGCAAGCGCAGGAAGAGAACGAAGCCCGGGAGCTGCAGCTGCTCTACGGCACCGCCGAGGGACTCGCCCTTGCAGCTGCCAACGGCATCATCCCACCCAGGCCGGGCTACGAGGTCTTTGCCACGGTGGGCAGCGACAACAGCAACTCCG CTGACTCGAGCGTGCAGAAATTCGACTTGTTCCCAAAGGGCCAAGCATCTGGCCCTTCCACGCCACAGCAGGCTGGCGGCACGCAGACGCCCGCAGAGAGCGACGCCCCGGGCCTCTCGTCTCCAGACGCTCGCCACGGAGGAGGCGGAGCTTACGGCTCCGAGAACGGAGACAGCGAGTCGTTCATCCACTCGCCGGTGACCAAGCCTTCGAAAGACGGCGGCGAGACTCCCTGCAGGTCCGTCAGCTCCCTGTGCTCGGACTCCGGTTCCGAGACTGACAAGGACGAGCGGGAGCCTTCGCCGTCCCCGTCGCCGTCCTCCGCGGGCTCCAGGCAAATGCACGCCCTGGACATCCTTACCCGGGTGTTCCCCAGCCACAAGCGCAGCGTGCTAGAGCTTGTCCTGCAGGGCTGTGGCAAGGACGTGGTGCAGGCCATCGAGCAGATCCTCAACAACCCGACTCAGGGCAGCCAGCACAAGTCCGGCTCCGAGGAGACTTGGAGCGCGGAGAGGCTGCTGCAAAGCTCGCAGCCACCTCCTTCCACCTCCTCGTCCTCGTCTTCCTCGGCCCCAGCCCCGATTCGACCCATGCTCCCCGGTGCCATGACGCTCAGCAACCGCTCGGCCTTCTCGCCCCTGCAGCCCAATGCCCCCCACTTCGGCGCTGAGACGAGCGCTTACCCGCTAGGAACCCACCTGGGACTCAACCCGTTGCGGCTGGCCTACTCAGCGCATAGCCGGGGCCTGGCCTTCATGACCCCCTACTCTACCACGGGCCTCATGCCCACCCTGGGCTTCAGACCCCCGATGGACTATGCCTTCAGCGACCTCATCCGGGACAGGACGATGTTGCACAAGGAGCAGGGCTACGCCGGAGGCCTGTACGGGCCTCTGGTCAACAACACGCCGGACAAACAGTGa